A region of the Nitrospirota bacterium genome:
TTGGAGCGGCATGGGCAGCCTTGGCGGAGCCAGGATGGCGGAGCGGGCTGCCCCGCCTCGGAGACGGGCCGGACGCCCGTCGAGAATGAGCGAAAATGCTCCTTCCCGGTAATCCTCCGGTACGATATACGCTATAATGGCCGGGCCGGGTATGATATAGTACAGTATGCTGCAAAAGGTCTCATTCAAGTTCTCCCTGCATGCGAAGCTGATCGGTATGATGCTGTTCCTGAGCTTCATCCTCATCTCGATCCTCCTGTTCTTCTATTCGAGGTCCGAGCGCGCGCTTTTCCGCGAGATAGAGCGGCAGACCGTGGAGCTCACCAAGGCGATACAGATCGGGGTGGAGGAAGTCACCAGTTCGGGAATCACCGACGAAGCGCGGCTTTCCAAGTACCTGAAGCGGCTGAATGCCAAGGGAGTGAAAGAGGTCTCGATCATCAGCAACGCCGACGAGATCGTCGCGAGCACCAATCCCTCGAAGGTGGGCCAGGCGGTGACCCACAAGAGAAAGGAGCTCATCATCAAGGCGGAGCTGGGAGAGCCTGTCTCCGAAGAGGGGCAGACCTACAACGTTATCGTGCCGGTCATTGCCGGCGAGACCCAGTACGGCTATATCCATTTGCGGATCAACAAAGACGACTTCTCCGACATACTCAAGGACAACGCGATTCAGAGGGTCCTGGCGACGCTCTTCGTCTTCGGCATCGGCATCATCATGACCGTGCTGCTCTCGCGCTCCTACACCCGTCCCATTCAAGGGGTCGTCGATGCGAGCATGCGGGTCGCCGCAGGAGATCTGAACCAGAGCATCCCGGTCAGGAGCAATGACGAGATCGGGCAGCTCTCGAAGACCTTCAACTTCATGGTGACCAAGCTCCGCGAGAACCGCCTCCTCGAGGAGCGGCTGCGCGAGGCAGAGCATCTCTCGGGGCTGGGACAGCTTTCACGGAGCATGGCCCACGAGATCAGGAACCCGCTCAACTTCATCAACCTGAGCATCGACCACATCAGCGCAAAGTACCGGCCCCGGGATGCGGGGGGGCAGGAAAAATTCGACAGCCTCATCACCGGCATGAAGC
Encoded here:
- a CDS encoding ATP-binding protein, whose product is MLQKVSFKFSLHAKLIGMMLFLSFILISILLFFYSRSERALFREIERQTVELTKAIQIGVEEVTSSGITDEARLSKYLKRLNAKGVKEVSIISNADEIVASTNPSKVGQAVTHKRKELIIKAELGEPVSEEGQTYNVIVPVIAGETQYGYIHLRINKDDFSDILKDNAIQRVLATLFVFGIGIIMTVLLSRSYTRPIQGVVDASMRVAAGDLNQSIPVRSNDEIGQLSKTFNFMVTKLRENRLLEERLREAEHLSGLGQLSRSMAHEIRNPLNFINLSIDHISAKYRPRDAGGQEKFDSLITGMKQEIQRLNKLVNDYLDYSRPLKLNTRQVEIDALLEDVLALVWAKAEADGIAIVRESTTKAELVVDPDLFKSCIMNVITNAFHAMGAVPGKGLLRVKEEVVGDEFVLTIADNGEGVSPEHRERIFEPFFSTKQNGLGLGLPMTRRVMEEHGGRVELNSTPGKGSEVKLVLPLSPLSNVRQHLS